The sequence CTGGAAAAGCCAATATCTACGATGTTTCGGTTGCCCCCACCCAATAGCACAAATAACTCTATAAATGGGGATTTAGTATCATAATATTTGATCTCAGATGGTTGGAAAGCATACTGATCATAAGCATTAAATCCTGATGTCCTTCCAAACATTTTCTGTGGAGTATAGAATATCGGAAATAAAGCTGTTCCTAAGTTTCCCAGATTTTGATATTTCCTTCCAGATCGATTTACAAAGGATTGCCTTTCGAAAAGATAGATTGAAGTATCTACTTTTTGATAGAGATCAATATTATTAAGGAGATTATTTTGAAACGTATACTCAGTTGTACTTGGTCCATAAACCTGCTTGGTAGAATCATCTACAATCTGGGCTGAAAGGTTTATAAGAAAACAAACTGCTACTAGTGATAAAATTTGACGCACGCACAAATCTAATGATTGGTTTGGATGGATTGAATGCATTTTGCAGACATTTACAAAAAGCATTCCATTTCATTGTTATTTGCTTAAGGTGAAATCAAAAATCCATCTAGGATAAACTATAATTGTAGAGTGCGAATAAAGAATTTTATGCAGATAAAAGATATTACTGAATTTCTAGATTCTTGGGCTCACCCCTCACTTCAAGAAAATTATGATAACTCCGGTCTATTGCTCGGCGAAAAGAATGATACAGTTAATCAAGCTCTTATTACACTTGATGTGACAGAAGAAGTTGTTGATGAGGCTATTAATTCTCAATCAAATCTCATTATTGCTCATCACCCATTCATATTTAAGGGAATCAAGCGTATCGGAAACTCACATTGGATTGATAAATGTATAAGGAAAGCAATAAAGAATGATATAGCTATCTATGCTATCCATACTAATCTAGACAATGTTCACACGGGGGTGAATAGAAAAATAGGAGAAAAAATAGGACTCACTAATCTGTCCATTTTATCCCCCAAAAAGAACACACTATCCAAGCTTACGGTTTTCGTTCCAAAAGATAATAAAGAGGATGTTCTAGCGGCAATGTATACCGCTGGAGCTGGTATGATTGGGAATTATGATCATTGTAGCTTTCAGATTGATGGGACTGGAACCTACCGTGGGAATGAAGCGAGCAACCCCACAATAGGTACACAGGGCATGAATGAACAAACAGAAGAAACCAGAATCGAAGTAATCGTACCAAACCATAAGTTGAATAGTGTTTTGTCTGCAGCTAAAAGTAGCCATCCATATGAAGAGGTAGCGCATTATATCAATGTTTTGAATAATCTGAATCAAGAAGTTGGATCAGGTATGATAGGCGAATTGGACAGGGAGGTAAATCCAGAACAGTTTCTATTGGAATTGAAATCTGCTATGAATTTAAATACCATCCGTCATACGAAGACTGTCAAGGGTAAAATCAAGAAAGTAGCAATTTGTGGGGGATCGGGAAGCTTTTTATTAGATCAAGCTATTTCTAAGCAAGCAGACATATTGATTACTGCAGACTTCAAATACCATGACTTTTTTGAAGCGAATAATCAGATAATTATTGCTGACATTGGTCACTATGAAAGTGAGGTATTCACTAAAGAGTTACTACAGGATGCTTTAACTAAAAATTTCACTAAGTTTGCGTTCTGTTTGTCGAAGGTAGACACGAACCCGATCAAATATCTATAGAAAACTGAATGGAAAATACAGTAGCTAAAAAGCTAGAGGCTTTAGAAAAACTTCAAGCGTTAGACTCAAAAATTGACGAAATAAAGAAAATTAGGGGAGCACTCCCTGAGGAGGTTCAGGATCTGGAAGATGAAATAGCCGGATACCAAACCAGAATTGATAAGCAAGATCAAGATCAAAAAGATTTAGAAGAAGCAATATCTGCTAACAAGACTGCTATAAAAGATGCTGAAAAGCTGATTAAAAAGTATGAAGAGCAGCAGATGAATGTTCGAAATAATCGTGAATATGATGCGATTACTAAGGAGGTTGAATTGCAACAGCTTGAGATTCAAATTCTTGAAAAACGAATCAAAGAGGCTCACGAAAAAATCGATTCTAAAAAGGAAGAGATAGGAGAAACAAAATCTACTCTAAGTGAGAGAGAAAAGGATCTCAAAAGCAAGAAAGAGGAGCTTGATAATATTGTGAAGGAGTCTGAAGCTGATGAGCAGAAGATGGAGAAAGATCGAACAAAAGCCGCTAAAAATGTTGATGACAGACTCATTAAATCTTACGATAAGGTAAGAATAAATATGAGAAATGGTCTAGCTGTTGTTCCTGTTAAAAGAGGAGCTTGTGGCGGATGTTTCAATGTTGTACCTCCTCAGAAGCAAGCAGAAATAAGAGAAAAGAAGAAAATTATAGTTTGTGAGCACTGCGGAAGGATTCTTTCTGATGTAGAAGACGTCATTGAAGAGGAAGTAAAACCAAAAAGAAGAACCACTCGCAAAAAGGCAGAGACGAAATAGATCGTTGAAAATGAAATAAAAAAGGCTTCCAAATGGAAGCCTTTTTTATTTGCTAAATACTTTAAGTCACTCCGTTTTCAGGATTCTTCCCTTTGAATTGTCGGAAATAATCTTTTATTTCTTCAATTTCTTTATTCATATCACCCTTAGTATAAAATGGTTTATCTACGAATACTGTTTTAGTTGCGTAATCAAACCCAATTTTAACAATAGGAACATTGGCTTCATTTGCTATCCGGTAGAAACCAGTCTTCCACCGCGGAGCATGGCTTCTGGTTCCTTCCGGTGTTATGGTCATAATGAATTCTTCTCGTTCGTTGAAAAGATCTACAACCTGCTGAACCAACTGGGTACTTTTCTTCTTGCTTCTTCTGTCAACAGGCACACCTCCTATAAACGATAAGAACCAACCTATTAAGGGTATTTTGAAAAGTTCACGCTTAGCAAGGAAGTTGGGTTTAAAGCCGATTACATTTCTCGCCCCCCACCCAACAAAAAAGTCCCAATTACTTGTATGAGGAGCTACGATGATGACATATTTCTTAACATCAGATGGTTTACTTCCATCGACCTTCCATCCAGACAATTTGTATAAACCTCCTAGTATTGCGCTTATCATAAATACTATTTATCCAATTGGTATTTTCTCAACATACTTTCAAGTTCTTTAGCATCCTCTAAGGCAGCTTCATACTTGCTAACCTTACTTTGAATAAACGCAGTATACAGTGAAAAAATCATGATAGCATCAGAATTTTCATCCCCGCCTTGTTCACCAATGCTTTTTTCTCCAGTGAAATACTCACTTTTACTTACAAACCATGGAATTACCTGATCCATTAAAAAAGATACTTGAAAATCTCCTTGTGCTACTAATTCTTCTGAAGAATTCTGGTAGGATAATATCTTTTTTTTGAGTTCGAAATCACTTATCAAATCAAGTTTTCCTGATGATATAAGACTGTTGATTGTAATATTTGTTGGAGCATAATTGTTAATATCAAAAAAGACAGCCATTTTTTCACTTAAGCTATCTCCTCCCTTTTTCAATGTCAACAATTGAATAGCCTCTTGCATGAGTGCCAGTTTCTCCTTGTTGTCTGGAATCTGATAGGACTCAAAAGTGTGTATATCTGATTCTACCTCTTCAAGAATGGCTACAACATTGAGCTGAAAATCCTTTTTCTCCTTAGCTCTTTCCGATTCATTGGAAATAATAAATGCCAATGAAACTCCCAGAATAACGGAGAAAAAGCCCATTAGGTGATCAGCCCAGTTGATCTTTTTCATATTAACTATACGAACCCATAGCAGAGAATTTCTCTATACGTTCTTTGATTCTTTCATCAGGTTTTTTCGCTGAAAGTTCTTTAAGCTCTTTTAGGATTATCTTTTTCAGTTCTTTCGATGCTGCAGATAAATCATTGTGTGCTCCACCAAGCGGTTCTTTAATGATTCCATCAATCAATTTGTTTTTAAGCATATCATCAGCTGTCAATTTAAGAGCTTCGGCTGCTTGTTCTTTGTAATCCCAACTTCTCCATAGGATTGAAGAACAGGATTCAGGTGATATTACTGAATACCAGGTATTCTCCATCATAAATACTTTGTCTCCAATGGCTATACCTAGAGCTCCTCCAGAAGCTCCCTCTCCTATTATAATACAGATCACTGGAACTTTTAATACAGCCATCTCTTTGAGGTTTCTCGCAATGGCTTCACCTTGCCCACGTTCTTCAGCTTCTAGCCCAGGAAAAGCCCCAGGAGTATCAATTAGTGTAACAACAGGCTTATTGAACTTTTCAGCCATCTTCATCAGTCGCAAAGCTTTTCTATATCCTTCAGGATTGGCCATGCCAAAATTTCGCATTTGGCGTTGTTTTGTAGATCTTCCTTTTTGCTGGCCGATAAACATAACCGATTGGTCTCCTAGCGTGCCAAACCCTCCGACCATCGCTTTATCATCTTTTACCGTTCTATCCCCGTGTAACTCAATAAAGTCATTGGTGATCTCATATATATAATCAAGCGTGTAAGGTCTCTCCGGATGACGAGACAGCTGGACTCTTTGCCATCTGGTTAGGTTACTGAACGTCTCTTTCTTTAATTTCAATATTTTCTTCTCTAGTTGACTTACTGCATCAGACACATCAACATCACTGGTTTTCGCCAGATCCTTCATGTCAGTAAGTTTAGATTCTAGTTCAAAAATCTGTTTTTCAAAGTCTAATAGCATAAGATTGAGTTTGCAATAACAAACTTACTGTGAAAGCATTAAACAGATTTAAAATATTCTTAAGAAAATAACCATTTAGCTATTGTTTAGAAAAATATAAGCTCTTACTTTTGCAACGCTTTACAGCACGGTCCGGTAGTTCAGCTGGTTAGAATGCCTGCCTGTCACGCAGGAGGTCGCGGGTTCGAGTCCCGTCCGGACCGCTTAAAGTGAAAACCCAGTAAATGTAAATTTGCTGGGTTTTTTATTTGGATTGATAAAATCAATCTTCTAGACATAATTTCGTTTTTATTAGAATGATCACAAACAAAAAAAGCAAGACTTGCATCTTGCTTTTTTGTTTTATTTCTGTCTTGTCTTAATTCTTTATAAACCTCACTCGTTGGATTCCTAAGATTGAATCAAACTCCAAATGATAAATACCTTTAACCAAGCTAGACACATTCAATGTATTAATTCGATCATTAACTGCAGGATAATCCATGATGATCTTACCAGACATGTCTATGACTTTCATTCTACCAGATGTAGGTAAAGTCGTTGCAATATTTAAAGAGTTGGTCGTAGGATTAGGGTAAACACTAACCTCCCATGCATCATTCGTAATAATTACAAATTCGATTCTTGTATACTCAAAGACTCCATCAAAATCTACTTGCTTTATTCTATAGTAATTGATCTGATTCAATGGATTATTATCAGAAAATTCGTATGAATTAATTGCGTCGGATATATTATTTGCCTTAAACTGGCCAATTGTTTCGAAATCAATTCCATTTCCACTTCGTTCGATTTCAAAACGATCAACACTTACTTCATTTGTAGTTGTCCAGCTAAGTAAAGAATTGCCTCCACTCTCTTCTACAACAAATGATAAGAAATCCAGAGGAAGAGGTGTACTGGCTCTATCGATTGTTGCAAGGGTAAAGAAGTCTTTGTTAGAAAAATTTGAAATATCGACTGATGAAAAAGTATAGTTACTTCCATTCTGTGACACAGCCGGACTCAGTACTGTAGCATTGCTAAAATCGCCATCAGAATCAACGAGTAATCTCAAATCAGACGCTTGATCAACTGTTGCCTCGGACAGATCAAATGTCATATCTATCGTTCCACTAGGTGAGCTAGTCAGTTTAATTCTCCATTCTCGGTCTAATCTACTTTCAGTACCGGAAGGAAAATCAGTCGCTCCAGATGAACCGACAACTGAACCATTATGTGCCCACATTATATACTGATCACTTCCATCAAACACTTCATTCTTAGTTACAGAAAGAATTGCTGTAGTGTTTACTGATCCAGATGATAACTGCTCATAATTTGCATTATCATCTCTTCCAATTCCAGCCACATCTGTTCTAAACGAAGCGAAATCAGCATCAGAGTTTCCAGGGAAAAAGACTGTTCCTACGGCACTGACATAATCAAAGTCACCATTGTTTAACGTAATACCATACTTGGTTGCTAGATAAGATTCGATTTGCGCACGATCTGTACCAGTAGAAAGTAATTGATCATATACAATTACCTCTGCAATATCTCCATCAAAAAGTGACGCACTTGAACCAATTCCTCCTATAGTGAAATTATCAGAAGCTTCAGTTCCATGATTCGATGTAAATGTAGTCTGGCTTGTGCCGTTAACAAATACGGTCGAACCAGCTGCAGCACCTTCATCAAAAACGACTGATGTTAAACTTGGAGAGCCTGTTACAAATAGGTCTGTAATGTTATTATCACTACAATCCGTACCGTTAGATACTGCATCGGTACAGCCATCTGTTGTGACATCACTTAAGAATCTATCAAAACCTCCATCATCTTCTCCCCATACAGCGCCTGCATTGTCTATACGCGGAACATAAACTGCAATCACTGCAAGATCCGGAGAAACTGATTCATTGATACTTAGCGCGGTTATCAATTCATCTCCTGTCCCGTCCAATGTTATTGTATTATTAAAATTAAGTCCCTCGCTTGTCAATTGAGGGTCTCCGCTTGCAGTTGCATCATTCCCATTACCCGATTGATCAGTCCAGGCAGTAATTGGGGCTGATCCGGTAACTCCCACATTCGCTTTTAACCATAATTGCAAGCTTGTTGAAACTCCTCCAGGCGAAGGTGCTACAAGTGATGTTGCTAAAGAGAAGATATCTCCATCCTCGAAATCCACATCAAATGTGACAATTTCATTTACTGCATCATAAGCTGTGGCAGCTATGCTTCTTGAAATACCATTGCTAAAATCTCCTCCATCATCAACCATTAATAAAAAGCTAGTAGCTGTTCTTCCCGTAAAGTCCCCACCTCCATTAGCAGTAACTCCACTGATATCAAATTCAAGAGTAGCATTCCCAACAGTTCCCTTTTCTTGAACCCTCCATTCCCTGTCTAACCTAGTAACAATATTAGAAGGCACCTCAGTGGTTACATCTTCAATCGTACCATCATCATCGTTATCATTACCCCAAGCCAAATAAGAAAGATTGTTTGTAAAAGCATTAGGACTTGCAAATGTTCCTCCATTATCTGTAACCGCCATGGTTACGATAGCTCCCGTATTTATACTAAGCGATTTTCTCTGATCCAATTCGCTAATGTCATCTCTTCCTATCCCTGCTATATCATTATTATAGTCAGCAGGTACCACAACCGTTTCATAGATAAAATCGCCATCAGAAGCAATATAGTCTGCCTCACTTCCATCGAGTGTAATTCCATATTTAACAGCCAAATAAGATTGAATCTTTTGGTGGTCTGTATCACTTGTCTGGCTATTGTATGTAAGAAGTTCTGCAACTTTTCCGTCAAACTGATTTACACTAAAAGCATTACCTGTATTAGATCTT is a genomic window of Marinobacter alexandrii containing:
- a CDS encoding Nif3-like dinuclear metal center hexameric protein, translating into MQIKDITEFLDSWAHPSLQENYDNSGLLLGEKNDTVNQALITLDVTEEVVDEAINSQSNLIIAHHPFIFKGIKRIGNSHWIDKCIRKAIKNDIAIYAIHTNLDNVHTGVNRKIGEKIGLTNLSILSPKKNTLSKLTVFVPKDNKEDVLAAMYTAGAGMIGNYDHCSFQIDGTGTYRGNEASNPTIGTQGMNEQTEETRIEVIVPNHKLNSVLSAAKSSHPYEEVAHYINVLNNLNQEVGSGMIGELDREVNPEQFLLELKSAMNLNTIRHTKTVKGKIKKVAICGGSGSFLLDQAISKQADILITADFKYHDFFEANNQIIIADIGHYESEVFTKELLQDALTKNFTKFAFCLSKVDTNPIKYL
- a CDS encoding C4-type zinc ribbon domain-containing protein, which produces MENTVAKKLEALEKLQALDSKIDEIKKIRGALPEEVQDLEDEIAGYQTRIDKQDQDQKDLEEAISANKTAIKDAEKLIKKYEEQQMNVRNNREYDAITKEVELQQLEIQILEKRIKEAHEKIDSKKEEIGETKSTLSEREKDLKSKKEELDNIVKESEADEQKMEKDRTKAAKNVDDRLIKSYDKVRINMRNGLAVVPVKRGACGGCFNVVPPQKQAEIREKKKIIVCEHCGRILSDVEDVIEEEVKPKRRTTRKKAETK
- a CDS encoding 1-acyl-sn-glycerol-3-phosphate acyltransferase, yielding MISAILGGLYKLSGWKVDGSKPSDVKKYVIIVAPHTSNWDFFVGWGARNVIGFKPNFLAKRELFKIPLIGWFLSFIGGVPVDRRSKKKSTQLVQQVVDLFNEREEFIMTITPEGTRSHAPRWKTGFYRIANEANVPIVKIGFDYATKTVFVDKPFYTKGDMNKEIEEIKDYFRQFKGKNPENGVT
- a CDS encoding acetyl-CoA carboxylase carboxyltransferase subunit alpha, with amino-acid sequence MLLDFEKQIFELESKLTDMKDLAKTSDVDVSDAVSQLEKKILKLKKETFSNLTRWQRVQLSRHPERPYTLDYIYEITNDFIELHGDRTVKDDKAMVGGFGTLGDQSVMFIGQQKGRSTKQRQMRNFGMANPEGYRKALRLMKMAEKFNKPVVTLIDTPGAFPGLEAEERGQGEAIARNLKEMAVLKVPVICIIIGEGASGGALGIAIGDKVFMMENTWYSVISPESCSSILWRSWDYKEQAAEALKLTADDMLKNKLIDGIIKEPLGGAHNDLSAASKELKKIILKELKELSAKKPDERIKERIEKFSAMGSYS